A portion of the Granulosicoccus antarcticus IMCC3135 genome contains these proteins:
- the tolB gene encoding Tol-Pal system beta propeller repeat protein TolB: MDTKDLYYKARMSEFLSMIRTLALKPASGVLLRPVAGLASRLCRKVCGVKRLSAARPLASGALAALLLSSVLVAPAQAVIEIEITQGGENAIPIAIVPFGWSGTGEVPEDVAAIVDADLHRSGNFAPLNRDDLVAKPVSGDVPRYANWRLSGADFLLIGGIRPAGDGYVVEFQLYDVLQQSLMTGFNFQVTDQTLRSAAHQISDEVYEEILGIPGAFNTQISFVSVSGSVGDGDRRYLLQLADADGENPQTMLDSPRPILSPAWAPDGIRIAYVSFENRTQSAIYIQDREKGSRIKMPPRTGINGAPSWSPDGERLAVTLSFEGNADIYVLQIDSGEFRRVTDSDAIDTEAVWRDDETLIFTSDRSGGPQLYEVSARGGRANRITFEGKYNASATVSPDGSSVAFVHGAGAGFQIGLLDRASGLFQTLTQGTLDESPSFSPNGQMIIYATEKNGRGTLGAVSLDGSVVQSLSLNDGGSVREPAWSPYSK, translated from the coding sequence TTGGACACTAAAGATTTGTATTACAAAGCGCGTATGAGCGAATTTCTGTCGATGATCCGAACTCTGGCTCTCAAGCCAGCCTCGGGCGTCTTGCTGCGTCCGGTTGCGGGCCTCGCAAGCAGGCTCTGTCGAAAGGTTTGTGGGGTCAAGAGGCTGAGTGCCGCTCGGCCTCTGGCGTCAGGTGCCCTGGCGGCCCTGTTGCTGTCCAGTGTCCTGGTAGCGCCAGCACAGGCCGTTATTGAAATCGAAATCACCCAGGGCGGTGAAAACGCCATCCCCATTGCCATCGTGCCATTCGGCTGGTCCGGCACGGGTGAAGTTCCCGAGGATGTGGCCGCCATTGTCGATGCAGATCTGCATCGAAGTGGCAATTTTGCGCCTCTGAATCGAGATGATCTGGTCGCCAAGCCGGTTAGCGGTGATGTACCGCGATATGCCAACTGGCGCCTGTCAGGTGCAGATTTCCTGCTTATCGGTGGTATTCGACCTGCGGGTGACGGCTATGTCGTTGAATTTCAGCTCTATGATGTTCTGCAGCAGTCACTGATGACCGGCTTCAATTTTCAGGTGACAGACCAGACGCTGCGCAGTGCGGCACACCAGATTTCAGACGAAGTCTACGAAGAAATTCTGGGCATACCCGGCGCATTCAACACCCAGATCTCGTTTGTTTCTGTCTCTGGTAGCGTTGGCGATGGAGATCGCAGGTATCTGTTGCAACTGGCCGACGCTGATGGAGAGAACCCACAAACCATGCTGGACTCGCCTCGACCGATTCTTTCGCCTGCCTGGGCACCCGATGGTATTCGCATCGCCTACGTATCCTTCGAGAATCGCACCCAGTCTGCCATCTATATTCAGGATCGTGAAAAGGGCAGTCGGATCAAAATGCCTCCGCGTACCGGCATCAATGGCGCCCCCAGCTGGTCGCCTGATGGTGAACGGCTTGCGGTAACGCTGTCTTTTGAAGGCAATGCCGATATCTACGTACTGCAAATCGACTCAGGCGAGTTTCGTCGTGTAACCGATAGTGATGCGATTGACACTGAAGCGGTCTGGCGCGACGATGAAACATTGATATTTACCTCCGATCGAAGTGGTGGACCGCAACTGTACGAAGTCTCTGCCCGCGGCGGTCGAGCCAATCGCATCACGTTTGAAGGTAAGTACAACGCCAGCGCCACCGTATCGCCTGATGGCTCGTCGGTGGCATTCGTGCATGGCGCTGGAGCTGGTTTCCAGATCGGACTGCTGGATCGTGCCTCAGGTCTGTTTCAGACTCTGACACAGGGGACACTGGATGAGTCGCCGAGCTTTTCGCCCAACGGGCAGATGATCATCTACGCTACCGAGAAAAATGGCAGAGGCACACTGGGTGCCGTGTCACTTGATGGCAGTGTTGTGCAAAGCCTGTCGCTGAAT